TATTTACATTACTTGAATACCGCACTCGTGTCTTCGGTTCGATTCGCTCGATTTCTTCTACTTCCACTTCAATCGTATAAGGAAATGCATAACCAACTAACTCAACTGTTAACATTCCACGGTTATTCATTGAAAAATGAAGTTCATACTCATAATAATTAGGATTTTCAAATACAAGGTCACGTAAATATAACTCCACATAAGCGTCATAACCGAGTGGTATGCTGTCATAAAGCTTGTACCGTTGGTGACGTTCAATGAGTTCAAAATTTGTATGCAAAAGTGCTTCATAAACAGCAGAGCTAAGTATTGATAAGTTCTCACCATCTACCGCTTCAATATTGTGATCTTCTAACATTGATAAAAAAGAAAAGGCATGGTCTTTTGGTATTGTAACGACATCCAACTGATCAACCATTGATTCAAGCATTGGTGAAGTAACACCAGATCGTATAGACGTACTTAGGACAACCTCTTCTGGTTGAGCTACTTCATCTAAAAATGTATGTAAAGAAATTTCTATGTCGCCTTTCGGTAAACTTGAAAGTTCTGATTCAAGACTTTCCTTTAACTCTAAGGTATCAACATGTTTCTCCATCTCTTCATAAAACGGAAATTGAGAAACAACTTCCTCTAATTCTGTTTCATTGACTTCAACTAGGAAAGAATCATTCATGTCAGTACCTTGAAACAACAGGTCAATTGTTTCTTCGACTCGAATATTTATCGCATTCATCGGTATTCGAAACGATCGGTCAAACCAACGAATGGTTAAGTCTGTTTCTTCTTCCCAAACATTGACCTCTTCTTCAGCAGCAGTAACTGCTTCACTTTTTGTCATTTTGGATATATCTACAGAGGCAATATGAGTTTCACGCTCAAACTGCTCTTCTTTCCACCACATTTCATACATTAATGTACTTGTATATGTAAACAAAGATAGAAATACCACACTTCCGAGCATGACAAAAAACGTTGCAGCAAACCATTGTCGTGTTCCCATTGTTGCCCCCCTAACTTACTTTCTTTCTATTTACTCTTCCTCTAATTCCTCAAATAATTTCTTTCTTCTTTTTATAAAGTCTTTTTCATCTTGACTTTCTTTAATTCTTTTTGGCAATTCATTACTATCTGTATTTATTGAATCGTCCTCATGATCAACACGATCTGTTTTTATTGTGTCATTCTCCTGATCAACACTTCTCTTTGGTAAAACGTCTTCCATTTCAGAAAGGGTATCCTTTTTATAGATCGGTTCTTCCTCATCATCTAATAAATGTTTCCGCTCAACCCCGTCAAATAACGATTCAATATCATCCGATGGTTCTTCATTACGATCTATATTTTCTTTCTCTTCACTCTCATTTCGTAAAATAGTTTCTTCACTTGTCTTTTCATCGACCTCATTTACAGAATTCTCGTCTACTTCTTCGGCCTTATTTGAATCGTCATCATTTTGTTTGTTCTCCGCACCTTCTTCAAACAGTGCATCAATTTCATCTTGGTTTAAAGAGCCTGCACTTTTCGGTGAAGGCGTTTTTTGGTGTGACTGAATAAGGGAAGCTGCATCGTTCTTTTGATTCACATTACCTTCTACACGGTCATTACCGTTCTCTTCATTTTCTTCTTCAGCTTGCCTTCTCTCGTCTACCTCATCTTTTTCATCGATATCACGCTCTTGTAAGTTCATTCTTGTAGCGATAACATAGGAAAAAATGATGAGCATCAATAACAGCGCAGCCACTGCATAACTCCAATGATAGTACAAATAAATACCATATGCACTTATTGTAGAAAAACAGGCAATCAATACGAGAAGAACAATCACTTTCCGTTGAAAAATAGTTGGAAGCATTAACAGTAATAGTAATAAAATAACTGTTCCGATAAATATAAAGATCATTTCAAGCACTCTTTCACCTTCTTCTAAAGCAGTCGTATTTGAATCAATTTCATAATTACGTTTTTTGCGCAATGAAACGAATGATATTATAAATTTATCATTAAATGTATTTTTTATTTTAAAGTGATCGTAACGAAAGGCGACGACTCCCAGAGGATCAGCGACGAGCAATACTTCTTCGAACTGCTTCGAGCTGCGACGAGTAATCGCAGGAACACTGTTTATCTGCGACGAGTAACCGCAGGAGCACTGTTTATCTGCGACGAGTAATCGCAGGAGCACTGTTTATCTGTGACGAGTAATCGCAGGAACAACGAGCTGAAGATCCACTTAGGCGAAGAGAATCGAGCCTAAGTTAGCTGAAGACAAGCCCTCGGGAAAGCGTCCGTCTGAAGTGAAGTTCACACTCATCATTCGGAATTTCGCATCATATTTTGAGTTATGAAATTGATTCATTTATAAGAAAAGACAAGGAGTTCATCTATTAATATTGTTTTCATGTATAAAAACAACCTTTTCCTTGTCATCCGTACAAATATTCCCAATGTCTCCTTGTTGTTTATTTTATACTACAAGAAGTTTGATTGAAAGTATTTCAATGTTATAACGCCACCTAATAGATGCCCAAAACCGTCAGTTTTTAAACGTTATAAAAACGAACTAGTTGAACTAGTTCGTTTTAAAATAACTATTTTCAGATTATCCAAATTGGGCAACTTTATTGCGCCCTTTTTGTTTTGCACCAGTATACATTGCTCGATCAGCATTCCGTAATACTGCCATTGCTGATTCACCTGGTTCAGTACGGCTTGCCACACCAATACTCGCAGTTATACGAACTGGTTTACGATCACGGCTTTTCAAATCATCACTAACGCTAAAAATATGAGATTCAATCGACCTTCTTATTTCCTCAGCCATCTTTTCACCGAACGTTAAATCTACTCCTTCTAATAACACAACAAACTCTTCTCCACCGTATCTAGCAACTGTACCACAGTCTCCTACAGTTTTTACTAATACATCAGCCACTTGTGTTAATACATCATTTCCGCCTTGGTGACCAAACGTATCATTCACTTGCTTAAAGTGGTCAAGATCTAATAATATAATCGCTAATTCTTCATTTGAATGTGTTGCATCATATTTTTCAAATAAGAGATTTTCGAAGTAACGAAAATTATAAAGTTTCGTTAAATGACATCGTTCACTTTCATGCTTTGTTTTTTCATAGTTTCGAGCATTTTGAACAGCTACTGCTAAATAACTGGCCATTATTTCAAGAAGCATTAAATGGCTTTTATCGAAGGCTCTCTTTCTTTCAGATACAAGCGT
The Bacillus shivajii DNA segment above includes these coding regions:
- a CDS encoding VanW family protein, with the protein product MGTRQWFAATFFVMLGSVVFLSLFTYTSTLMYEMWWKEEQFERETHIASVDISKMTKSEAVTAAEEEVNVWEEETDLTIRWFDRSFRIPMNAINIRVEETIDLLFQGTDMNDSFLVEVNETELEEVVSQFPFYEEMEKHVDTLELKESLESELSSLPKGDIEISLHTFLDEVAQPEEVVLSTSIRSGVTSPMLESMVDQLDVVTIPKDHAFSFLSMLEDHNIEAVDGENLSILSSAVYEALLHTNFELIERHQRYKLYDSIPLGYDAYVELYLRDLVFENPNYYEYELHFSMNNRGMLTVELVGYAFPYTIEVEVEEIERIEPKTRVRYSSNVNRGSQRTIESGEQGYHSRTLRTIYDFEGELKYEEIVAEDYYAPIHRLEERSIEDRRAGEEEDELQEEQGEDPSLEDFLDEYFNGNGNDNGNGWDDEDGQIGNGNGSPSQPGGPNGDGENGEVPPSDSNGNGDQDDDGTNGNGDQNDDGTNGNGDQDDEDDDPDRFDGTDEDGNPIKGYE